Proteins encoded together in one Roseibacterium elongatum DSM 19469 window:
- a CDS encoding ABC transporter ATP-binding protein yields MSDPVLSLTDARLSLSGNAGRVDILHGITLSVNRGEAVALTGPSGSGKSSLLMLMGGLERATGGSVKALGHDLTAMNEDQLARFRRQHMGVVFQSFHLIPTMTALENVATPLELAGHPDAFDRAEAELGAVGLAHRAGHYPTQMSGGEQQRVALARALAPNPEILLADEPTGNLDGVNGAAIMDMLMNLSAQHGATLVLVTHAPDLAQRCDREIRLRDGRLDMTAPAQEAAE; encoded by the coding sequence ATGTCCGATCCCGTCCTGTCGCTGACCGATGCCCGCCTGTCGCTGTCCGGCAATGCGGGGCGTGTCGATATCCTGCACGGCATCACGCTGTCCGTGAACCGGGGCGAGGCGGTGGCGCTGACGGGGCCGTCTGGATCGGGCAAATCGTCTCTCCTGATGCTGATGGGCGGTCTGGAGCGTGCCACCGGCGGGTCGGTCAAGGCCCTTGGCCACGACCTGACCGCGATGAACGAAGACCAGCTTGCCCGTTTTCGCCGGCAACATATGGGGGTGGTGTTCCAATCCTTCCACCTGATCCCGACGATGACCGCGCTGGAAAATGTCGCAACGCCGCTGGAACTGGCCGGCCACCCCGACGCGTTCGACCGGGCCGAGGCGGAACTGGGCGCCGTGGGCCTGGCCCATCGCGCGGGTCACTACCCGACCCAGATGTCGGGCGGCGAGCAACAGCGCGTCGCCCTTGCCCGTGCGCTGGCCCCGAACCCCGAAATCCTGCTGGCGGACGAGCCGACCGGCAACCTCGACGGGGTGAATGGCGCGGCCATCATGGACATGCTGATGAACCTGTCGGCGCAGCACGGCGCGACCCTGGTGCTGGTCACCCATGCCCCAGACCTTGCGCAGCGCTGCGACCGCGAGATCCGGCTGCGTGACGGACGGCTGGACATGACCGCCCCCGCACAAGAGGCCGCCGAGTGA
- the mdoH gene encoding glucans biosynthesis glucosyltransferase MdoH → MSLAEPHLTVPIARPRWHGPRALAATLAVALTLGIVLAFAFSIAAWTPAALGALPLVALTAMWISGGAATALLGLIRPAEPSPTPPETWRPASRTAILVTICKEEPQPLATHLDALRAGLIRAGLGAATEVFVLSDTQGPDLVEVEEAAFRPLHAAGRLTYRRRPRNTGRKPGNIAEWVGRHGSAFDHMLVLDADSRMTPRRIRHMIAQMERRGDLGLLQAGIALRPGETRFGRHQRVAARLLSRGFGPGFAAWTGDSGNYWGHNAIIRIAAFRAATALPLLPGKAPWGGSILSHDFIEAAWIRRAGWAVALDPATGGSAEEAPQKLHAFHARDRRWCQGNLQHLRLIAEPGLSPISRLHLVMGVVSYLVAPVWLVLVALMAFGGVPLVGLLPLAMVAAVLLLPKLCALAGWWRSARTSRRRRIVLRATIGELATSSVIAPLVMLRQAMAVFAVCLGRDCGWKTGHGPRFSLLPGFAEAMGGWALVGAAVVISGPSALWLAPLALPLCLAPVIVRVLDAPA, encoded by the coding sequence GCTTGCAGAACCCCACCTGACGGTGCCGATTGCGCGGCCCCGCTGGCATGGCCCGCGTGCCCTGGCCGCCACTTTGGCGGTCGCGCTGACGCTCGGCATCGTTCTGGCCTTTGCGTTCAGTATCGCCGCATGGACACCGGCCGCCCTTGGCGCGCTGCCACTGGTGGCCCTGACCGCGATGTGGATTTCGGGCGGCGCGGCGACGGCCCTTTTGGGGCTGATCCGACCCGCTGAACCGTCACCCACGCCGCCCGAGACATGGCGCCCTGCCAGCCGCACGGCGATCCTGGTGACGATCTGCAAGGAGGAACCGCAGCCTCTGGCCACCCATCTCGATGCGCTGCGCGCGGGGTTGATCCGCGCGGGACTTGGCGCGGCGACCGAGGTTTTCGTGCTGTCCGATACCCAAGGCCCCGACCTTGTCGAAGTGGAAGAGGCCGCGTTTCGTCCCCTGCACGCGGCAGGGCGTCTGACCTATCGGCGCCGGCCCCGGAACACGGGCCGAAAGCCTGGAAATATCGCTGAATGGGTCGGACGGCACGGCTCGGCCTTCGATCATATGCTGGTGCTCGACGCAGACAGCCGCATGACACCCCGGCGTATCCGCCACATGATCGCGCAGATGGAACGGCGCGGCGATCTGGGGCTTTTGCAGGCAGGCATCGCCCTCAGACCGGGAGAGACCCGGTTCGGCCGCCATCAGCGGGTGGCCGCACGACTGCTGTCGCGCGGATTCGGGCCCGGCTTTGCCGCCTGGACAGGGGATAGCGGGAATTACTGGGGGCATAATGCGATCATTCGGATCGCCGCCTTCCGTGCCGCGACCGCCTTGCCGCTTCTGCCGGGCAAGGCCCCTTGGGGTGGCTCGATCCTCAGCCACGATTTCATCGAGGCCGCGTGGATCCGGCGCGCGGGCTGGGCGGTGGCCCTCGATCCCGCCACCGGCGGCAGCGCGGAAGAAGCCCCGCAGAAATTGCACGCCTTTCACGCACGCGACCGGCGTTGGTGCCAAGGCAACCTGCAGCACTTGCGCCTGATCGCCGAACCGGGCCTTTCACCTATCAGCCGCCTTCACCTTGTGATGGGCGTGGTCAGCTATCTGGTGGCCCCCGTCTGGCTGGTCCTCGTGGCATTGATGGCCTTTGGCGGCGTGCCCTTGGTTGGACTGCTGCCACTGGCGATGGTGGCGGCGGTGCTGCTCTTGCCGAAGCTCTGCGCGCTGGCGGGCTGGTGGCGTTCGGCCCGGACATCGCGCCGCCGCAGAATCGTCTTGCGGGCCACGATCGGGGAACTCGCCACCTCCAGCGTCATCGCCCCCCTTGTGATGCTGCGGCAAGCCATGGCCGTTTTTGCCGTATGCCTGGGGCGCGACTGCGGATGGAAAACGGGGCACGGGCCGCGGTTTTCGCTCCTGCCCGGCTTTGCCGAAGCGATGGGCGGATGGGCCCTTGTGGGCGCGGCCGTGGTCATCTCGGGCCCATCGGCCCTCTGGCTGGCGCCGCTGGCCCTTCCCTTGTGTCTCGCGCCCGTGATCGTGCGCGTTCTGGATGCGCCGGCCTGA
- a CDS encoding DeoR/GlpR family DNA-binding transcription regulator — protein MPISIRQDDILRAARESGRVNVEDLATRFEVTVQTIRRDLTDLCEAGLLDRVHGGAVLPSGITNIGYEERRRTAAGAKDAIGRTAAALIPPGACVFLNIGTTTEAVARALRDVSNLLVVTNNLNVAHILSGHPSAEVIVSGGRLRRADNGLVGERATATINQFKADLAVLGCSGVDLDGELLDFDPEEVRVSRAFLSKARSTILVADDSKLARNAPVRIANLANLDRWVTNAEPPDALLERCLENETEITIAG, from the coding sequence ATGCCCATTTCGATCCGACAAGATGATATCCTGCGCGCTGCCCGCGAATCCGGCCGAGTCAATGTCGAGGACCTGGCGACCCGCTTCGAGGTTACGGTGCAGACGATCCGCCGCGATTTGACCGATCTGTGCGAGGCGGGTCTGCTCGACCGCGTGCATGGCGGCGCCGTTCTGCCCTCCGGCATCACGAATATCGGTTACGAAGAGCGCCGTCGGACCGCTGCCGGTGCGAAGGACGCGATCGGACGCACCGCCGCGGCCCTGATCCCGCCGGGCGCCTGCGTTTTCCTCAACATCGGCACCACGACCGAAGCTGTCGCACGGGCCTTGCGCGATGTGTCCAACCTTCTGGTCGTGACCAACAACCTCAACGTCGCGCATATTCTCTCGGGTCACCCCTCGGCCGAGGTGATCGTGTCCGGCGGGCGGTTGCGCCGGGCCGACAACGGCCTTGTTGGCGAAAGGGCGACGGCGACCATCAACCAGTTCAAGGCGGATCTTGCCGTGCTCGGCTGTTCGGGCGTCGATCTGGATGGCGAGCTTCTGGACTTCGACCCGGAGGAGGTGCGCGTCAGCCGGGCTTTTCTGTCCAAGGCACGCAGCACGATCCTGGTCGCCGACGACAGCAAACTGGCCCGGAACGCCCCCGTTCGCATCGCCAATCTTGCCAATCTCGACCGTTGGGTGACCAATGCGGAGCCGCCCGACGCACTGCTCGAGCGCTGCCTCGAGAACGAGACCGAAATCACGATTGCGGGCTGA
- a CDS encoding arylesterase, producing the protein MRIWGKAAILALAVAGPVAAQDRPVSIVALGDSLTQGYGLMDGDGFVPQLQAWLTDRGHAVRIENHGVSGDTTAGGLARIGWALGTGVDAMIVALGGNDLLRGIPPEASRANLAGILDEAAAQGIEVLLVGLRAPGNYGPEYQQAFNAMYPELAQEYGTLYVESFLAPLSAAAETDPNGARAAYMQSDGIHPNAQGVAVIVEALGPEVQALIERVSPQS; encoded by the coding sequence ATGCGCATCTGGGGCAAGGCCGCCATCCTGGCCCTTGCCGTCGCAGGGCCGGTGGCCGCGCAGGATCGGCCGGTCAGCATCGTGGCACTGGGCGACAGCCTGACGCAAGGGTATGGGCTGATGGATGGGGACGGGTTCGTGCCGCAGTTGCAGGCCTGGCTGACGGATCGCGGGCATGCCGTGCGCATCGAGAACCATGGCGTGTCGGGCGATACCACGGCGGGCGGCCTGGCGCGGATCGGATGGGCTTTGGGCACAGGGGTCGACGCCATGATCGTGGCGCTGGGGGGCAACGACCTGTTGCGCGGCATCCCGCCCGAGGCGAGCCGCGCGAACCTTGCCGGGATTCTCGACGAGGCGGCGGCGCAAGGCATCGAGGTGCTGCTGGTGGGGTTGCGCGCGCCGGGCAACTACGGGCCTGAGTATCAACAGGCGTTCAACGCCATGTATCCCGAGTTGGCGCAGGAGTATGGCACGCTGTACGTCGAAAGCTTTCTCGCGCCCCTCAGCGCGGCGGCCGAAACCGATCCGAACGGCGCGCGCGCGGCCTATATGCAAAGCGATGGCATCCACCCGAATGCGCAGGGCGTTGCGGTGATCGTCGAGGCCCTTGGCCCGGAGGTTCAGGCATTGATCGAGCGGGTCAGCCCGCAATCGTGA
- a CDS encoding fumarylacetoacetate hydrolase family protein — MSNHVIPAPAPCVIPTSGGGTFPVRRVYCIGRNFAAHAVEMGHDPDREPPFFFQKNPENLDASGEFPYPPHSTDVHHEVELLIALKTGGRQIPVSTALDHVWGYGVALDMTRRDLQGAAKKAGRPWEIGKAFERSAPVGALRPVAEVGHPDHGRIALTVNGALRQEGDLNQMIWKVPDMIAYLSDYFDLAPGDVIMGGTPSGVGAVQAGDEMVARIDGLGDLTVRVI; from the coding sequence ATGTCCAACCATGTCATCCCCGCACCGGCGCCTTGCGTGATCCCGACATCGGGCGGCGGCACATTTCCGGTGCGGCGTGTCTATTGCATCGGGCGCAACTTTGCCGCGCATGCTGTCGAGATGGGGCACGACCCGGATCGTGAGCCGCCTTTCTTCTTTCAGAAAAACCCGGAAAACCTGGATGCATCGGGCGAATTTCCCTATCCGCCACACAGCACCGATGTGCATCACGAGGTCGAGCTTTTGATCGCCTTGAAAACAGGTGGCCGCCAGATTCCCGTCAGCACCGCGCTGGACCATGTCTGGGGGTATGGCGTGGCGCTGGACATGACGCGGCGCGATCTTCAGGGCGCAGCCAAGAAAGCGGGCCGCCCGTGGGAAATCGGCAAGGCGTTCGAGCGGTCGGCGCCGGTCGGCGCTTTGCGCCCGGTGGCCGAGGTGGGGCACCCGGACCACGGGCGTATCGCCCTGACGGTGAATGGCGCGCTGCGGCAAGAGGGTGATCTGAACCAGATGATCTGGAAAGTGCCTGACATGATTGCCTACCTGTCGGACTATTTCGACCTTGCCCCCGGCGATGTGATCATGGGCGGCACGCCGTCGGGCGTTGGCGCGGTTCAGGCCGGCGACGAGATGGTGGCGCGCATCGACGGTCTGGGGGATTTGACGGTTCGGGTGATCTGA
- the glpD gene encoding glycerol-3-phosphate dehydrogenase, giving the protein MNDQTYDVFVIGGGINGCGIARDAAGRGLSVCLAEMGDLAGATSSASTKLFHGGLRYLEFFEFGLVRHALAERETLLRAMPHISWPMRFVLPLSRDMRFDSETPTSRILTAIMPWMKGRRPDWLIRMGLFLYDHLGGRKILPGTSTLRLQGTPEGKGLKPKFAKAFEYSDCWVEDARLVVLNARDAQARGATILTRTRVISATREGDLWRVTVEREGVRSDHLARALVNAGGPWVADIVRNVARQNSSENVRLVRGSHILTRRLFDHDKCYFFQGSDGRIIFAIPYETDFTLIGTTDQEHHGDATEAVCTPEERDYLIRFINDYLADPISAEDVVWTYSGVRPLYDDGAKSATAATRDYVLSLDDAGAPMLNVFGGKITTYRKLAEDALAKIAPFFPKAGGVWTAGVPLPGGEFPVDGVARLVADLRATYPFLTERWALRLVRAYGTEAAQIMGDAQSAEDLGRDFGATLTKAELRWLMTREYAQVAEDVVWRRSKLGLRLSAAQIAAIDAWMRTERQANAAE; this is encoded by the coding sequence ATGAACGACCAGACCTACGACGTCTTTGTGATCGGCGGCGGCATCAATGGCTGTGGCATCGCTCGTGATGCGGCCGGGCGCGGCCTGTCGGTGTGCCTGGCCGAGATGGGCGACCTTGCCGGCGCGACCAGTTCGGCCTCGACCAAGCTGTTTCATGGCGGGCTGCGGTACCTCGAGTTTTTCGAGTTCGGCCTCGTGCGCCATGCCCTGGCCGAACGCGAGACGCTGCTGCGCGCGATGCCGCATATTTCCTGGCCCATGCGGTTTGTCCTGCCGTTGTCGCGCGACATGCGGTTCGATTCCGAGACGCCGACCTCGCGCATTCTGACCGCCATCATGCCGTGGATGAAGGGGCGGCGGCCCGACTGGCTGATCCGGATGGGGCTGTTTCTTTATGACCATCTGGGCGGGCGCAAGATTTTGCCCGGCACATCGACCTTGCGCCTGCAGGGGACGCCCGAGGGCAAGGGGCTCAAGCCGAAATTCGCAAAGGCCTTTGAATACTCGGATTGCTGGGTCGAGGATGCGCGCCTTGTCGTGCTGAACGCCCGCGATGCCCAGGCGCGTGGTGCAACGATCCTCACGCGGACACGGGTGATATCGGCCACGCGCGAGGGTGATCTGTGGCGCGTGACGGTCGAGCGGGAGGGCGTGCGGTCCGATCATCTGGCCCGCGCGCTGGTCAATGCCGGGGGGCCATGGGTGGCCGATATCGTGCGGAATGTGGCGCGGCAAAACTCCAGCGAAAACGTCCGCCTCGTGCGTGGCAGCCATATCTTGACGCGCCGCCTGTTCGACCACGACAAATGCTATTTCTTTCAGGGTTCGGACGGGCGCATCATCTTTGCCATCCCCTATGAGACGGATTTCACCCTGATCGGCACCACCGACCAGGAACATCACGGCGACGCGACCGAGGCCGTCTGCACACCCGAAGAGCGTGATTACCTGATCCGGTTCATCAACGACTACCTCGCCGATCCGATCAGCGCCGAGGATGTCGTCTGGACCTACTCTGGCGTGCGGCCCCTCTATGACGACGGGGCGAAAAGCGCCACGGCGGCGACGCGCGACTACGTGCTGTCGCTGGACGATGCGGGCGCGCCGATGCTGAACGTCTTTGGCGGCAAGATCACCACCTATCGCAAGTTGGCCGAGGATGCGCTGGCCAAGATCGCGCCCTTCTTTCCCAAGGCGGGCGGTGTCTGGACGGCGGGGGTGCCGCTGCCGGGTGGGGAATTCCCGGTCGACGGGGTGGCGCGGCTGGTGGCCGACCTGCGCGCGACGTATCCGTTCCTGACCGAGCGGTGGGCGCTGCGCCTGGTGCGCGCCTATGGGACCGAGGCGGCGCAGATCATGGGCGACGCGCAGAGTGCCGAGGATCTCGGGCGTGATTTCGGCGCGACCCTGACCAAGGCGGAGTTGCGCTGGCTGATGACGCGGGAATATGCCCAAGTGGCCGAGGACGTGGTCTGGCGGCGCTCGAAGCTGGGCCTGCGGTTGAGCGCCGCGCAGATCGCCGCCATCGACGCCTGGATGCGGACCGAGCGGCAGGCGAACGCCGCCGAATGA
- the glpK gene encoding glycerol kinase GlpK has product MTQVLAIDQGTTSTRAIVFGPDHRPVDSSQQEFTQHFPASGWVEHDAMEIWDTVLSTVRGALDKAGTSAEKIAAIGITNQRETVVLWDRETGQPVHRAIVWQDRRTAAMTAKLRDAGHEPMVQDKTGLLLDPYFSGSKLAWLLENVDGARAKAEAGKLAFGTIDSWLIWHLTGGQRHVTDATNAARTLLYNIREGQWDEDILRLFDIPRALLPEVLDCGAEFGTTDPALFGAGIAIRGVAGDQQAATLGQACFQPGMLKSTYGTGCFALLNTGDTLVSSQNRMLGTIAYQFDGRPTYALEGSIFVAGAVVQWLRDGLRCIDAAADSQALAEAADPSQTIYLVPAFTGLGAPYWDPDCRGAIYGLTRNTGPNEIARAALESVGYQTRDLWQAMEADWQGAGGAENVLRVDGGMTASDWTMQFLADILGADVDRPEVLETTALGVAWVAGMQAGVYPGFDAFAADWALERTFKPQMDAATREARYAGWKDAVSRTLSTRG; this is encoded by the coding sequence ATGACGCAGGTTCTGGCGATCGACCAGGGAACGACTTCGACGCGGGCCATCGTCTTTGGTCCCGATCACCGGCCCGTGGACTCGTCCCAGCAGGAATTCACCCAGCATTTCCCGGCCTCGGGCTGGGTGGAACATGACGCGATGGAGATCTGGGACACGGTTTTGTCCACCGTGCGCGGCGCGTTGGACAAGGCCGGGACCAGCGCCGAAAAGATCGCCGCCATCGGCATCACCAACCAACGCGAAACGGTTGTCCTGTGGGACCGCGAGACCGGCCAGCCGGTGCATCGCGCCATCGTCTGGCAGGATCGGCGCACGGCGGCCATGACCGCCAAGCTGCGCGACGCCGGGCACGAGCCGATGGTGCAGGACAAGACCGGCCTGCTGCTCGACCCGTATTTCTCGGGCTCGAAACTGGCGTGGCTCTTGGAGAACGTCGACGGTGCGCGCGCAAAGGCCGAGGCAGGAAAGCTTGCCTTCGGCACGATCGACAGCTGGCTGATCTGGCATTTGACGGGCGGTCAGCGGCACGTAACCGATGCCACCAACGCGGCCCGCACACTCTTGTACAATATCCGCGAGGGGCAGTGGGACGAGGACATCCTGCGCCTTTTCGACATCCCGCGCGCCCTTCTGCCCGAGGTTTTGGATTGCGGGGCCGAGTTCGGCACGACCGACCCCGCGCTGTTCGGGGCCGGGATCGCGATTCGCGGGGTGGCGGGCGACCAGCAGGCCGCGACGCTGGGCCAGGCCTGTTTCCAACCGGGGATGCTGAAGTCGACCTATGGCACGGGCTGCTTTGCGCTGCTCAATACCGGCGACACGCTGGTCAGTTCGCAAAACCGGATGCTGGGCACCATCGCCTACCAGTTCGATGGCAGGCCGACCTACGCGCTGGAAGGGTCGATTTTCGTGGCCGGGGCGGTGGTGCAATGGCTGCGCGACGGGTTGCGGTGCATCGACGCCGCCGCCGACAGCCAGGCCCTGGCCGAGGCCGCCGATCCGTCGCAAACGATCTACCTCGTCCCCGCCTTCACCGGGCTGGGCGCGCCCTATTGGGACCCCGATTGCCGCGGCGCGATCTATGGTCTGACCCGCAACACCGGGCCGAACGAGATCGCGCGCGCCGCGCTGGAATCAGTCGGCTACCAGACCCGCGACCTGTGGCAGGCGATGGAGGCCGACTGGCAAGGCGCAGGCGGGGCCGAAAACGTGCTGCGCGTCGATGGCGGCATGACCGCCTCGGACTGGACGATGCAGTTTCTCGCCGACATCCTGGGGGCCGATGTGGACCGGCCCGAGGTTCTGGAGACAACGGCGCTTGGCGTGGCCTGGGTTGCGGGGATGCAGGCGGGCGTCTACCCCGGCTTCGACGCTTTCGCCGCGGATTGGGCGCTGGAGCGCACCTTCAAACCGCAGATGGACGCCGCTACGCGCGAGGCGCGTTATGCGGGCTGGAAAGACGCCGTGTCGCGCACGCTCAGCACCCGTGGCTGA
- a CDS encoding carbon-nitrogen hydrolase family protein, which yields MAERDTLRVALAQMCSADTHAENIATVTDLAARAAAEGADLLCLPEVAGLMNRNAAVARAQVVPAADDPFLLACRDLAAAHGVWIHAGSTPVLAPDGRFLNHSAVIDDTGAIRAAYDKVHLFDVAIEGQAPIGESKRFAPGEAAVMLDTPWGAWGLSICYDLRFPHFYRRYAQAGACVLFIPSAFTVPTGRAHWEVLLRARAIETGAFVLAAAQAGAHADGRQTWGHAMAVDPWGGVLADLGQEAPRMQIVDLDLSRVTAARDQIPSLRTGRDVPLRRV from the coding sequence GTGGCTGAGCGCGATACCCTCCGTGTCGCTCTGGCGCAGATGTGTTCGGCCGATACCCATGCCGAGAACATCGCCACCGTGACCGACCTGGCCGCGCGCGCGGCGGCCGAGGGGGCAGACCTGCTGTGCCTGCCCGAGGTGGCGGGGCTGATGAACCGCAACGCGGCTGTGGCCCGTGCCCAGGTCGTGCCGGCAGCCGATGATCCCTTTCTGCTGGCCTGCCGCGATCTGGCCGCCGCACATGGTGTGTGGATCCACGCGGGCTCGACCCCCGTTCTGGCGCCGGACGGGCGGTTTCTGAACCACTCGGCCGTCATCGACGACACCGGGGCGATCCGGGCGGCCTATGACAAGGTGCACCTGTTTGACGTGGCCATCGAGGGGCAGGCCCCCATCGGCGAGTCGAAGCGCTTTGCCCCCGGCGAGGCGGCGGTGATGCTGGACACGCCTTGGGGGGCTTGGGGTCTGTCGATCTGCTATGATCTGCGCTTTCCCCATTTCTATCGCCGCTACGCGCAGGCGGGCGCGTGCGTCCTTTTCATTCCCTCCGCCTTCACCGTTCCGACCGGCCGCGCGCATTGGGAGGTTCTGCTGCGTGCCCGCGCCATCGAGACCGGCGCCTTCGTTCTTGCCGCCGCACAGGCCGGCGCGCATGCGGACGGTCGCCAAACCTGGGGTCACGCCATGGCGGTCGACCCGTGGGGCGGGGTCCTGGCCGATCTCGGGCAAGAGGCGCCGCGCATGCAGATTGTCGATCTGGACCTGTCCCGCGTCACCGCCGCACGTGATCAGATCCCGTCGTTGAGAACCGGCCGCGATGTGCCCTTGCGGCGTGTCTGA
- a CDS encoding endonuclease/exonuclease/phosphatase family protein translates to MFRRSAVRAGRFQTARHLLTHLSITSWNIHRGRGEDGRIDAARTADVLCHEVFARPADILVLQEADAEHPPHGGILDLADVEIRTGLRHVHRDRTRRWGNDSHGFLGVLFLAGAGVEVEDLTLLDLPGHCHRGAVIADIRKDGCPMRIVGTHLSLSQVLRIVQMRTLGQHLLRRSARPTVLCGDLNEWRPWGGFAFSRAVLGGAYTGPAPRTFPVRRPILPLDRVLAGGGARVVAAQVLDGAGIRMASDHRPLHARIEVAASR, encoded by the coding sequence ATGTTTCGGCGCAGCGCCGTGCGGGCAGGCCGGTTTCAAACAGCGAGACATCTTCTGACACATCTGTCGATCACCAGTTGGAATATCCACCGGGGGCGTGGCGAAGACGGCCGGATCGACGCCGCGCGCACGGCCGATGTGCTCTGCCATGAGGTTTTTGCGCGCCCTGCCGATATCCTTGTCCTGCAGGAGGCCGACGCGGAACACCCGCCGCATGGCGGCATCCTGGATCTGGCCGATGTCGAGATCCGCACCGGGTTGCGCCATGTTCATCGCGACCGGACCCGGCGCTGGGGCAATGACAGCCACGGTTTTCTTGGCGTCCTGTTCCTGGCCGGGGCGGGGGTCGAGGTCGAAGACCTGACGTTGCTGGATCTGCCGGGGCATTGCCATCGCGGTGCCGTCATTGCCGATATCCGAAAGGATGGATGCCCAATGCGCATCGTGGGAACGCATCTGTCGCTGTCGCAAGTCTTGCGGATCGTGCAGATGCGGACGCTGGGGCAGCATCTCTTGCGCCGAAGCGCCCGCCCGACCGTGCTGTGCGGTGACCTGAACGAATGGCGGCCATGGGGTGGCTTCGCCTTTTCGCGGGCCGTGCTGGGCGGGGCCTACACCGGGCCGGCGCCGCGCACCTTTCCGGTGCGGCGCCCGATACTGCCGCTGGACCGTGTTCTTGCTGGCGGCGGGGCGCGTGTGGTTGCGGCACAGGTTCTTGACGGGGCGGGCATCCGCATGGCGTCGGACCATCGGCCGCTGCATGCCAGGATCGAGGTCGCGGCATCGCGCTAG
- a CDS encoding glucan biosynthesis protein, protein MRRRSFMAGVAAAGLLRPRPVRADAAPTLLDAARRLAARPFDDASPPLPPPFAGLSYDAYRGIRPIPGRAAMLDHGAEFRVDLLPPGLFFPDPVRIDRDTGNGPQEIAFAPDLFAFDDRYFGTIPQTAPGAGFSGLRVRHPLNAADRMDELLVMQGASYFRAIGQAMVYGLSARTVALGTGRPGPEEFPRFTHLRLHPARGATLRIEGVIDSPSLAGHLDMTLRPGQDTVTDMAVTLFPRREIADIGVAPLTSMYLKGPLRASVSDDFRPRVHDSDLLLIENGAGERIWRPISNPARVEASAFLDDGPVSFGLYQTRRDFADFEDTEARYHDRPSAVVRPSGAWGRGAVILVEIPTGDEFMDNVVAFWRPETPLAAGSVHRFSYSIAWTRTAPSAHPGRAILQSRSGREHDRPGARRYVIDISGQPGSLAPEITSQGPVQIDGISLFALPGGQDTRLTFLLTPGMAEVADIRIVLRDDGGRTPPPVWVHRWTRARDGGV, encoded by the coding sequence ATGCGACGGCGCAGTTTCATGGCCGGGGTCGCAGCGGCGGGCCTTCTGCGGCCGCGCCCGGTCAGGGCCGACGCCGCGCCGACCCTGCTGGATGCGGCACGCCGGCTGGCCGCGCGCCCGTTTGATGATGCATCGCCCCCCCTGCCGCCCCCGTTCGCCGGTCTGAGCTATGATGCCTATCGCGGCATCCGCCCGATTCCGGGCCGCGCGGCGATGCTGGATCATGGGGCCGAGTTCAGGGTCGATCTGCTGCCGCCCGGCCTGTTCTTTCCCGATCCCGTGCGCATCGACCGCGACACCGGAAATGGCCCGCAGGAGATCGCCTTTGCGCCGGATCTGTTCGCGTTCGACGACCGGTATTTCGGCACCATCCCGCAGACCGCCCCCGGCGCGGGGTTTTCGGGCCTGCGGGTGCGTCACCCGCTGAACGCTGCGGACCGGATGGACGAATTGCTGGTGATGCAGGGCGCGAGTTATTTTCGCGCCATCGGGCAGGCGATGGTCTATGGCCTGTCGGCCCGTACCGTGGCGCTGGGGACCGGCCGCCCCGGCCCCGAAGAGTTCCCGCGCTTTACCCACCTGCGTCTGCATCCCGCCCGGGGCGCAACCTTGCGGATCGAAGGGGTGATCGACAGCCCCTCGCTGGCGGGACATCTCGATATGACGCTGCGCCCGGGTCAGGACACGGTCACCGACATGGCCGTCACCCTTTTCCCGCGGCGCGAGATCGCCGATATCGGCGTTGCGCCGCTGACATCGATGTATCTCAAGGGGCCGCTGCGCGCCTCGGTCAGCGATGATTTTCGCCCGCGTGTCCATGACAGCGACCTGCTCTTGATCGAGAATGGCGCGGGCGAACGCATTTGGCGCCCCATCTCGAACCCTGCACGGGTCGAGGCATCGGCGTTTCTCGACGATGGGCCGGTCAGCTTCGGCCTCTATCAGACCCGCCGCGACTTTGCCGATTTCGAGGATACCGAGGCGCGCTATCACGACAGGCCATCGGCGGTCGTGCGCCCGTCCGGGGCCTGGGGGCGCGGCGCGGTGATCCTGGTGGAAATCCCCACCGGCGACGAATTCATGGACAATGTCGTCGCCTTCTGGCGGCCCGAAACACCGCTCGCGGCGGGCAGCGTCCACCGGTTTTCCTATTCGATCGCATGGACACGCACAGCGCCCAGCGCGCATCCGGGTCGCGCGATCCTCCAAAGCCGCAGTGGACGCGAGCACGACCGTCCAGGCGCACGGCGCTATGTGATCGACATCAGCGGACAGCCGGGCAGCCTTGCGCCCGAGATCACCAGCCAAGGCCCGGTGCAGATCGACGGGATCAGCCTGTTCGCCCTGCCGGGCGGGCAGGACACGCGCCTGACTTTCCTTTTGACACCGGGCATGGCCGAGGTCGCCGATATCCGGATCGTCCTGCGAGACGACGGCGGCCGCACCCCGCCCCCGGTCTGGGTCCATCGCTGGACCCGGGCGCGCGACGGGGGGGTCTAG